The region CCTGCTTCAGGTCGCGGCGATCGCGCCGGAGCTCGCGCCGGTCCTGCTGCACCTGCGGATCCGGCGTGGGCGGCGCCGTCGGCGCCGGAGGCGGCGTGGTCTGAGCCCACGCGGCGGGAATCCAGGCGGTCGCGAGGATTGCCCCGCTCGCTACCAAGGTCGTCCATCGAGCCATCGCTATCCTCCATGGGTGAGAGTCACTGCACTGCCGATACGACGCAGGCAGGAACGCAAGCGTTTAGCCCTCAAGAGAGCAAGCTCCGGACCCAGGGGAAATCCTTTGGGGAGCAGGTACTTACACCAGCCTCCTTAAAGTCGATTGGCAGATTCCGTCACCCCCCTGCCGCGCCCCGTCTCCGTGCTACCATGCCGGGCAGCCAACTCAGGGAGGTTCACACCGTGGCAACCGACAGCCAGGCGCAGGAAGTCCTCCTTACCCGCGACGGCCCCGTGGTGACGCTGACCTTCAATCGTCCCGAGGCCCGCAATGCCCTGACGTGGAACATGTACGAGCGGCTCTCCCAGACCTGCGACGAAGTGGACGCCGACGACTCTGTGCGCGTGCTCGTCCTGCGGGGGGCGGGCGGCAAGGCCTTCGTGGCGGGCACCGACATCTCGCAGTTCAAGAGCTTCAAGACCGCGGAGGACGGCATCCAGTACGAGCGCGACGGCGAGCGCCGAACGAGCCGGCTCGAGCGCGTGGGCAAGCCCGTCATCGCTCAGATCGAAGGCTTCGCGGTGGGCGGCGGCTTCGCCATCGCTGCCGTCTGCGACGTCCGTATCGCCACCCCCGAGTCGCGCTTCGGGGCGCCGATAGCGCGCACGCTCGGAAACTGCCTCTCCATGGAGAACTACTCGCGCTTCGTGGATCTCTTCGGCCCGTCACGGGTCAAGGAAATGATCATGCGGGCGCGTCTCCTGACGGCGGAAGAGGCCCATGCCGCGGGCTTCGTCCACGAGATCGTGCCCGGCGCCGAGATCGAAGCGCGCGTCACCGCCGTGGCGGCGGAGCTGGCATCTCACGCG is a window of Candidatus Methylomirabilota bacterium DNA encoding:
- a CDS encoding enoyl-CoA hydratase/isomerase family protein, which encodes MATDSQAQEVLLTRDGPVVTLTFNRPEARNALTWNMYERLSQTCDEVDADDSVRVLVLRGAGGKAFVAGTDISQFKSFKTAEDGIQYERDGERRTSRLERVGKPVIAQIEGFAVGGGFAIAAVCDVRIATPESRFGAPIARTLGNCLSMENYSRFVDLFGPSRVKEMIMRARLLTAEEAHAAGFVHEIVPGAEIEARVTAVAAELASHAPITLRVTKEAVRRIQERRRLEGGDDLISLTYTSADFREGMSAFLEKRPPRWTGK